Proteins from one Desulfonema limicola genomic window:
- a CDS encoding Rpn family recombination-promoting nuclease/putative transposase — protein sequence MPKLLSLKNDFVFKKIFSQDQEILIDLINSVLRLPEESGIVSVTVKNPEILPDEIEKKFIILDVRAVDQEGKEYDIEIQVRQYENYPKRTLYYLCRMYGDQLNKGENYAALCPVIGIHFLDYEQFPDNPDFHYHFFLRDTRYPNLSLTDDISLHIFELPGIERSMKHRDKMQEWLYFFNHAHEEGENTMEAHYSNPMIKKAYDALQFLSADEKARDLAERREKALKDEAMFLEEARNLGRKEGRKEGKKEGKEEGRKENQKETAINLLKMKILTEEQISQASGMNITEIEKLKSELEV from the coding sequence TGATTGACCTTATAAACAGCGTACTAAGACTGCCCGAAGAATCCGGCATTGTCTCAGTAACCGTAAAAAACCCTGAAATTCTGCCTGATGAAATAGAGAAAAAATTCATCATTCTTGATGTCCGCGCTGTTGACCAGGAGGGAAAAGAATATGATATTGAAATCCAGGTTCGGCAGTATGAAAATTATCCAAAACGAACCCTGTATTATCTTTGCAGGATGTACGGGGATCAATTAAACAAAGGGGAAAACTATGCAGCCCTCTGCCCTGTAATCGGCATTCATTTTCTTGATTATGAACAGTTTCCTGATAATCCTGATTTTCATTATCATTTTTTTCTGAGAGATACCCGTTATCCAAATTTGAGCCTGACAGATGACATTTCCCTGCATATATTTGAACTCCCGGGAATTGAACGCAGCATGAAACACAGGGATAAAATGCAGGAATGGCTGTATTTTTTTAACCATGCCCACGAGGAAGGAGAAAATACCATGGAAGCACATTATAGTAACCCAATGATAAAAAAAGCATATGACGCGCTTCAATTCCTGAGCGCAGATGAAAAAGCAAGAGACCTGGCGGAAAGAAGAGAAAAGGCTTTGAAGGATGAGGCTATGTTTTTGGAGGAAGCCAGGAATCTTGGAAGAAAGGAAGGAAGAAAAGAAGGAAAGAAGGAAGGAAAGGAGGAAGGAAGAAAAGAAAATCAAAAAGAAACCGCCATTAATTTACTTAAAATGAAAATACTGACTGAAGAACAGATTTCCCAGGCATCAGGAATGAATATAACGGAAATAGAAAAGCTGAAATCTG